The following are encoded together in the Elusimicrobiota bacterium genome:
- a CDS encoding carbohydrate ABC transporter permease codes for MRKTPIATACFYAAIAVATIWSLAPFLWQVITSLKTPEEVLSIPPKYWPERANFSSYVKIFSTRPFATYIANSLIVAFGTTFLCTALGSLAAYAFSRLKIPGGAWALNAILLIALFPPTLLVVPLKQLIQFSGLINNPLALVLSYTALNLPFAIWVLMTFFKTVPSDIEEAAQVDGFSRWGLLWKIIFPLSAPAVATTAILIFIFSWNEFLLALTFISKDSVRTVPVGIALLSGVTVYEVPWDQISAAVVVTTMPVVLMVLAFQRRIIEGLTAGAVKG; via the coding sequence ATGAGGAAAACACCTATAGCAACCGCCTGCTTTTACGCGGCTATAGCGGTTGCTACGATTTGGAGCCTGGCTCCCTTTCTCTGGCAGGTGATCACCTCCCTGAAAACTCCGGAGGAGGTTCTCTCCATTCCTCCGAAGTATTGGCCCGAGCGCGCCAATTTCTCGAGCTACGTCAAGATCTTCTCGACGCGCCCCTTCGCGACCTACATCGCCAATAGCCTCATCGTGGCCTTCGGCACCACCTTCTTGTGCACGGCTCTGGGAAGCCTTGCCGCCTACGCCTTCTCGAGGCTCAAGATCCCCGGCGGGGCCTGGGCCTTGAACGCCATTCTCCTCATCGCGCTTTTCCCGCCGACCTTGCTCGTCGTGCCCTTAAAGCAGCTCATTCAATTCTCCGGGCTCATCAACAATCCCCTGGCCCTGGTCCTCTCCTACACGGCGCTCAATCTGCCCTTCGCGATATGGGTTCTCATGACCTTCTTCAAGACTGTGCCTTCGGACATCGAGGAGGCGGCCCAGGTGGACGGCTTCTCGCGCTGGGGATTGCTCTGGAAAATCATCTTCCCGCTCTCGGCACCCGCCGTAGCCACCACGGCCATCCTCATCTTCATCTTCTCCTGGAACGAGTTTTTGCTGGCGCTTACCTTCATCTCCAAGGACTCGGTGCGCACGGTCCCGGTGGGAATCGCTCTTCTTTCCGGAGTCACGGTTTATGAGGTGCCCTGGGATCAGATATCGGCCGCGGTGGTCGTGACTACTATGCCCGTGGTCTTGATGGTTCTGGCTTTCCAGAGGCGCATCATAGAGGGTCTGACCGCCGGCGCGGTCAAGGGGTAA
- a CDS encoding sugar ABC transporter permease, translated as MPATNRPCAAVNWLYVAPALLLMGLVNLVPIGQTVWLSRGFGQIAKDARLWLVLKNTFAFTGAAVCLELMLGLGIALLLSRPFHGRGFVRAAVLIPWALPTAVMAMAWRWIFNAEYGVLGDLLYKAHLAASPKIAWLASPGSAFWACVLADVWKTTPFMAILLMSGLAAIPKELYEAAGMDGAGPLRQFIIITWPLLKPTIAVAVVFRAIQSFGIFDLIWVLTGGGPGGSTQTIALYVYDMVFRYQELGYGCVLTMVMGASLLAMAGALFSLTRTEA; from the coding sequence ATGCCCGCGACCAACCGCCCCTGCGCCGCCGTGAATTGGCTTTACGTGGCCCCGGCCCTCCTCCTCATGGGCCTGGTCAACCTCGTGCCCATCGGACAGACCGTTTGGCTGAGCCGGGGGTTCGGGCAGATAGCCAAGGACGCCCGCCTTTGGCTGGTGCTCAAGAACACTTTTGCCTTCACGGGGGCGGCGGTGTGTCTGGAACTGATGCTAGGATTGGGAATAGCGCTCTTACTTTCTCGCCCATTTCATGGGCGAGGATTCGTACGCGCGGCGGTGCTCATTCCCTGGGCCCTTCCCACCGCGGTCATGGCCATGGCCTGGCGCTGGATATTCAACGCCGAGTACGGGGTGCTGGGCGACCTCCTTTATAAGGCCCATTTGGCCGCCTCGCCCAAGATCGCCTGGCTGGCCTCTCCGGGAAGCGCTTTCTGGGCCTGCGTCCTGGCCGATGTTTGGAAGACCACGCCCTTCATGGCGATCCTGCTCATGAGCGGCTTGGCCGCGATTCCGAAGGAGCTCTATGAAGCGGCCGGCATGGACGGGGCCGGTCCCCTGCGGCAATTTATCATCATCACCTGGCCGCTCCTCAAGCCCACCATAGCCGTGGCCGTGGTGTTTCGGGCGATACAGAGCTTCGGGATTTTCGACCTCATTTGGGTGTTGACCGGAGGCGGGCCGGGGGGAAGCACCCAAACCATCGCCCTCTACGTCTATGACATGGTTTTCCGCTACCAGGAACTGGGCTACGGCTGCGTGCTGACCATGGTCATGGGGGCCTCGCTTCTCGCCATGGCTGGGGCTCTCTTCAGCTTGACGAGGACAGAGGCATGA
- a CDS encoding S8 family serine peptidase: MRLRHSPVARLTIHAPAAAARAAGEADFARRVLGENPQTFLPEAEVLHVPGGSPVSSFASRLLLHRFQRPRAGQARLPRPSRAEPRAAARAATAMLWPAAASALSWVGLAMARWALAPAAITVSPAKEPGIFGIGLGLMAAAAVVFGTLALGDLILFSAATRRGRNATKAQFHAAVNTLKAEGQIPLNARVSEFKPKRGAWDFRFGYAAGDTIFIRRELAAVPWLFKLVLAHELEHLEDHRARGPPGGVSYGFIRSAVRGILAEAKARALEWPRWHSLRKARASHFEQVLSAAKASLHFDGVSEVLLINPGTEFLRDPLLFQKLSGGRARVVKSRKSSPGPELARKPGRFTAVVWDKHAEALPKPGTRGRGELEKALRHFNSLHQLLMGRPVPESAGIELDDKEKKAFDNLRRIAGKIARGDKSQERRFHRQVKAFGRKFFRLKHEELPQLRQALGLVENLYAGLKNNGIVYLSFPPGDATLPLWQGLLRFWEAADGGEFRMARVDMMNGGHVLLLRKAESRVSLVLRPRAQGAIKESLPLSGNLAKSRSRARILLKQAGFNKYLAEFERLGVEVRHILGRDFAADEEIHVSVPYRNLAALRRLLRDGREFEVNGVKSAASPRMIESAPIEDVPRLWESGINGKGERVAIVDTGLFMHHDLEARAIVRDVTNTGLKDTDGHGTVVAGIAAGSGDDVKGTAHGASLVAEKVFGDDGPGATDADIRAGITDSFKNGAGVVNLSLGSEGYVDSVLARFVTKMADVLNSLGEKVIFTIAAGNEGPFDRTEGQPATANSPNVLAVGSATKKERVSLFSSLGPTTKERPLIVRDFEGPHLVAVGGGLGEPPHFYGPGVLATRSADSDEAPDDSEDRKYTHMSGTSQASPQVAGIAADLKQFLRKVGVLQGFVAENIGFVMRFLLQSSAKDLDVPTWSQGAGEVQANQARNLARGLLKLGDPWLPVRLYKEIWDLQEGVYAAAKGAKKVAEALARFWPESQKAAPRLLELLNFRLDVEVPDAPGGSQTMDAGWTVRRFAALALGNFLGQPEALELANKDEVESAMARGSAALWDRALNDPEARVRQMAFLALGKLPVLSPAVMEGLRQGLSHEKWDIRMYSAHVLARQGSREGVEKLLEGLSRSEYAPRFTSRWLLGELKEQVAAGEAELLSDLAKAEPEKGLNEEDDLPHRAVAALREIALSNPEAVTGKALVDLLEATGFLESDGRRNVILTRTISRFFTQVLEKEDISKTVQEEPFKSAATRYVLNNRGAARKPGGLGDLVRLLSQALNIPTEVPTPALDPAGEGVPGVDHVMGRIDVMVEVPLGVFVTEVLDDEFLSSFEAKREGSFFHDRIIWLSVPEHKQFALKERLKQAGYRYRSAVPYYPMSNPADAEPDSAAEVALKIEPEGPLPDIPDLVGIPLIKIKAGRLGVSEARILALLESLKIKIGDPLKNPAVILLDFGGPAGDESRTVLSRYVNQMALENFLVVAPSGNEGPGKDSVASPADADLAVTVGAAEGGAPAYYSSGGSAVDWLEEAGLMGTAAAAQRSALGLQALLKRLSQAFPTGLPEGYGHYLAGLVKDSLSKEGLAQELGASALLEEGLKAPEAAAAAARALQGDVLESHPRFEEAAVLPAPLASKIRGALNFAIHKGLFAAEQEAAQGQWNWTAEIPSRVLDSMARMSPELAQRTLAALEHVFYVLLSLRHKWKDAVPAFELEGGFLRHLLESTLSHLGPTEPLWNFFNRIKTEDIPGGDKYLELLASLDFIVSRLRQIVPASNLRGKAIYQVIARTFAEKFNLDESLDDEELGRIRAKGYQVLWLTDIFKIGEVNRWNGDDPDGGGGSPYALVDYAVKPEYGGEAALKRLVERARALGIEICVDLIPNHTALDSVELQEYPENFLHIIAPRDPRQRGARESRADYEGYLSSYLDEIGVPRHHGRHVFYPVRVEKYPRDIENLSGPRGPKWILVRHPMTPDKSQDVEERRAKRNMYNDMAQKDFSRQEVREREIGRVLEMMGAWGIRVFRRDMPDVLTNRNFYDHWVDILNYEIERAPRDSWYQRELIRLGHGMNRRWAEVQGSEFLDQMTRVAKFADSRVVFIDETYNPADLRFFTDAVNNKVGLYDSLAQRKGGSEIRRQLREVAFYLWQHALAPFLNFSVNHDLPNPYDAFEGIVEAALVAILLFRPTLTVAGFEQGAVFNDNIVMGDRARGLSEDARNNRMTPLDFKAWINWAFDGPYKAVAGRIQELSERYRDIFSEGNIHVPEPQAPSDLVLFTAQGRDLSGKSKVILAALNPSLKSQGAWFALHQPVTPESFAPKEDKTYVLRDVLNLRPNGEPAVYTRSGRELVEKGLFIALEGGKAHVFEVEEQ, translated from the coding sequence ATGCGCCTGCGCCATTCGCCTGTCGCCAGGCTCACGATCCATGCCCCGGCCGCCGCGGCGCGGGCGGCTGGTGAAGCGGACTTTGCCCGGCGTGTTCTAGGCGAGAATCCGCAGACTTTTTTGCCCGAAGCGGAAGTGCTCCACGTTCCGGGAGGAAGCCCCGTTTCTAGTTTCGCTTCACGACTTCTCCTACACCGCTTTCAAAGGCCGCGGGCTGGGCAAGCCCGTCTTCCGCGCCCATCCCGCGCGGAGCCGAGGGCCGCGGCGCGCGCCGCCACGGCCATGCTCTGGCCGGCCGCCGCCTCGGCGCTTTCCTGGGTCGGTCTGGCGATGGCGCGCTGGGCTTTGGCTCCAGCCGCGATCACCGTGAGCCCGGCCAAGGAGCCGGGGATTTTCGGGATTGGGCTGGGACTCATGGCCGCGGCCGCGGTTGTTTTCGGGACCTTGGCCCTGGGCGATCTGATCTTGTTCTCGGCGGCGACGCGCCGGGGCCGCAATGCCACCAAGGCGCAGTTCCACGCGGCGGTCAACACCCTCAAGGCGGAGGGCCAAATCCCCTTGAACGCCCGCGTGTCGGAGTTCAAGCCTAAGAGAGGAGCCTGGGACTTTCGCTTCGGCTATGCCGCGGGGGATACCATCTTCATCAGGCGTGAACTGGCGGCCGTCCCCTGGCTGTTCAAGCTCGTCCTGGCCCATGAGCTTGAGCATTTGGAAGACCACCGAGCCCGGGGGCCTCCGGGAGGCGTTTCCTACGGCTTTATCCGGAGCGCGGTCCGAGGAATCCTTGCCGAGGCCAAGGCCAGGGCCCTGGAATGGCCGCGCTGGCATTCTTTAAGGAAGGCAAGGGCCTCCCATTTCGAGCAAGTTCTCTCCGCGGCCAAGGCTTCTCTCCATTTCGATGGAGTCTCCGAGGTTCTCCTGATCAATCCCGGAACCGAATTCCTGCGCGATCCCCTGCTGTTCCAAAAGCTTTCCGGCGGCCGGGCCCGCGTCGTCAAGTCGCGGAAGAGCTCTCCGGGTCCGGAGCTCGCCCGAAAGCCCGGGCGCTTTACGGCCGTGGTCTGGGACAAGCACGCAGAGGCCCTGCCCAAGCCCGGAACAAGGGGGCGGGGGGAGCTGGAGAAGGCCTTGAGGCATTTCAACAGCCTGCATCAGCTTCTCATGGGTCGTCCGGTGCCCGAAAGCGCCGGGATAGAGCTCGACGACAAGGAGAAGAAGGCCTTCGATAATTTGAGGAGGATCGCCGGGAAGATCGCGCGCGGCGACAAGTCCCAGGAGAGGCGGTTCCACCGCCAGGTCAAGGCCTTCGGGCGTAAATTCTTCAGGCTCAAGCACGAGGAGCTGCCGCAGTTGAGGCAGGCCCTTGGCTTGGTGGAGAACCTTTACGCCGGGCTCAAGAACAACGGGATCGTCTATTTGAGCTTCCCTCCCGGCGACGCCACCCTTCCTCTTTGGCAGGGTCTCCTGCGCTTCTGGGAGGCCGCCGACGGCGGGGAGTTCCGCATGGCCCGCGTGGACATGATGAACGGCGGGCATGTCCTCCTCCTGCGCAAGGCGGAGTCGCGAGTGAGCCTGGTCTTGAGGCCCCGGGCCCAAGGAGCCATCAAGGAATCTTTGCCCTTGTCCGGCAATCTCGCCAAAAGCCGTTCCAGGGCCAGGATCCTCTTGAAGCAGGCGGGTTTCAACAAGTACCTGGCGGAGTTCGAGAGGTTGGGCGTCGAGGTGCGGCATATACTGGGCCGGGATTTCGCAGCGGACGAGGAGATTCACGTGAGCGTACCCTACCGCAACCTCGCGGCCCTGCGCCGGCTTCTGCGGGACGGGCGGGAGTTCGAGGTCAATGGGGTCAAATCAGCGGCCAGCCCTCGGATGATCGAGTCCGCCCCCATCGAGGACGTCCCCCGCTTGTGGGAGAGCGGGATCAATGGGAAAGGCGAAAGGGTAGCCATCGTGGATACGGGGCTTTTCATGCACCACGATTTAGAGGCTAGGGCGATAGTAAGAGACGTGACCAATACTGGCCTCAAGGATACCGACGGGCACGGGACCGTGGTCGCGGGCATTGCCGCCGGCTCGGGGGACGATGTAAAAGGCACAGCGCATGGCGCATCCCTCGTCGCGGAAAAGGTTTTTGGAGACGACGGCCCCGGGGCCACCGACGCCGATATCCGCGCGGGGATCACGGACTCGTTCAAGAACGGAGCCGGGGTCGTCAATTTGAGCTTGGGAAGCGAGGGCTACGTGGATTCCGTCTTAGCCAGATTCGTCACCAAGATGGCCGATGTGCTCAACTCCTTGGGCGAAAAGGTCATCTTCACCATCGCGGCCGGCAACGAGGGCCCTTTCGACAGGACCGAGGGCCAGCCCGCCACGGCCAATTCTCCCAACGTTCTGGCGGTCGGCTCCGCGACCAAGAAGGAACGCGTGTCCCTGTTTTCGAGCCTGGGCCCCACGACCAAGGAAAGGCCCCTGATCGTTCGCGACTTCGAGGGGCCTCATCTGGTTGCCGTCGGCGGGGGGCTGGGAGAGCCTCCCCATTTTTACGGCCCGGGGGTTCTGGCCACCCGCTCGGCGGACTCCGATGAGGCTCCGGACGATTCCGAGGATCGCAAGTACACGCATATGTCCGGCACCTCCCAGGCCTCGCCTCAAGTAGCGGGAATTGCCGCGGATCTCAAGCAATTCCTGCGAAAGGTCGGCGTCCTTCAGGGCTTTGTCGCGGAAAATATCGGCTTTGTCATGCGGTTCCTTCTTCAGTCATCCGCCAAGGACCTCGACGTCCCCACTTGGTCCCAGGGTGCCGGCGAAGTTCAAGCCAATCAAGCCCGCAATTTGGCCCGAGGCTTGCTCAAGCTCGGGGATCCTTGGCTTCCCGTTCGCTTATATAAGGAAATATGGGACTTGCAGGAAGGCGTTTACGCCGCGGCCAAGGGCGCCAAGAAGGTCGCGGAGGCGCTGGCCCGCTTCTGGCCGGAGAGCCAGAAGGCCGCGCCTCGCCTGCTCGAGCTTCTTAATTTCCGTCTTGATGTCGAGGTTCCGGATGCCCCGGGAGGGTCTCAGACCATGGACGCGGGCTGGACGGTGAGGCGCTTCGCGGCCTTGGCGCTGGGTAATTTCCTGGGCCAGCCCGAGGCCCTCGAGCTCGCCAACAAGGACGAGGTCGAGTCAGCCATGGCCCGAGGCTCCGCGGCCTTGTGGGACCGCGCCCTCAACGATCCCGAGGCCCGGGTCCGCCAAATGGCCTTCCTGGCGCTAGGGAAGCTCCCCGTCCTCTCTCCCGCGGTTATGGAGGGCCTGCGCCAGGGCTTGAGCCACGAGAAATGGGATATCCGCATGTACTCGGCTCACGTCCTGGCCCGCCAAGGCAGCCGTGAAGGGGTCGAGAAACTGCTGGAGGGCCTGAGTCGGAGCGAGTACGCCCCGCGCTTCACTTCGAGATGGCTCTTGGGCGAGCTTAAGGAGCAGGTGGCCGCCGGCGAGGCCGAGCTGCTCTCGGATCTCGCCAAGGCCGAGCCGGAGAAGGGCCTCAACGAAGAGGACGACCTCCCGCACCGGGCGGTGGCGGCCTTGCGCGAGATCGCCCTTTCCAATCCCGAGGCCGTTACCGGAAAGGCTCTCGTGGACCTTTTGGAAGCCACCGGCTTCCTAGAGTCCGATGGCCGGCGCAACGTGATCTTGACGCGCACGATTTCGCGGTTCTTTACCCAAGTCTTGGAAAAAGAAGATATTTCTAAAACCGTCCAGGAGGAGCCCTTCAAGTCCGCCGCGACCCGCTACGTGCTCAACAACCGCGGGGCGGCGCGAAAACCGGGAGGCTTGGGCGACCTGGTGCGGCTCCTCTCCCAGGCCTTGAACATTCCCACCGAGGTCCCCACCCCGGCCCTGGACCCCGCCGGGGAGGGAGTGCCGGGGGTGGATCATGTGATGGGCCGTATTGACGTTATGGTCGAGGTGCCTTTAGGGGTCTTCGTCACCGAAGTCCTGGACGACGAGTTCCTGTCTTCTTTCGAGGCCAAGCGCGAGGGCTCCTTCTTCCATGACAGAATCATTTGGCTGAGCGTTCCTGAGCACAAGCAATTCGCCCTGAAGGAGAGGTTGAAGCAGGCCGGCTACCGCTACCGCTCGGCGGTTCCTTATTACCCGATGTCTAATCCGGCTGACGCGGAGCCGGATTCCGCGGCGGAGGTCGCCCTTAAAATCGAGCCGGAAGGGCCTTTGCCCGATATTCCCGACCTCGTCGGGATTCCTCTGATCAAGATCAAGGCCGGGCGGCTCGGAGTTTCCGAGGCCCGCATCCTGGCTCTCTTAGAGAGCCTGAAAATCAAGATCGGAGACCCTTTGAAGAATCCTGCCGTCATCCTCCTGGATTTCGGCGGCCCCGCGGGCGATGAGTCGCGGACCGTGCTCAGCCGCTACGTCAACCAAATGGCCTTGGAGAATTTTCTCGTGGTGGCGCCGTCCGGAAACGAAGGTCCGGGGAAAGACAGCGTCGCCTCTCCCGCGGACGCGGATCTCGCCGTCACCGTGGGAGCGGCCGAAGGCGGCGCGCCCGCCTATTACTCCTCGGGCGGCTCCGCCGTGGATTGGCTGGAGGAAGCCGGGCTCATGGGCACGGCCGCGGCCGCGCAGAGGTCCGCTTTGGGGCTGCAGGCCCTGCTCAAACGGCTAAGCCAAGCCTTCCCCACCGGCCTTCCGGAGGGCTACGGCCATTATCTAGCCGGCCTCGTCAAAGATAGCCTCTCGAAAGAGGGTCTCGCCCAGGAGCTGGGGGCCTCCGCGCTCCTGGAGGAGGGGCTCAAGGCCCCCGAGGCCGCGGCGGCCGCGGCTCGCGCCCTGCAAGGGGATGTTTTGGAAAGCCACCCCCGCTTCGAGGAGGCGGCCGTCCTGCCCGCGCCCTTGGCCAGCAAGATCCGGGGGGCCTTGAATTTCGCCATACATAAGGGCTTGTTCGCTGCGGAGCAAGAAGCCGCGCAAGGGCAGTGGAATTGGACGGCGGAAATTCCGTCTCGCGTTTTGGACTCAATGGCGAGGATGAGCCCTGAATTGGCGCAAAGAACTTTAGCCGCCCTGGAGCATGTGTTTTATGTTCTATTGAGTCTCAGACATAAATGGAAAGATGCCGTGCCTGCTTTTGAGCTGGAGGGCGGCTTTCTACGGCATCTCTTGGAAAGCACCTTGTCCCACTTGGGTCCGACGGAGCCTTTATGGAATTTTTTCAACCGGATAAAGACCGAGGACATTCCAGGGGGGGATAAATACCTCGAATTGCTCGCGTCCCTTGATTTTATCGTCTCGAGGCTCAGGCAAATAGTGCCTGCCAGCAACTTGAGAGGCAAGGCCATCTACCAGGTCATCGCCCGGACGTTCGCCGAAAAATTCAACTTGGATGAGAGTCTCGATGATGAGGAATTGGGAAGGATCAGGGCAAAGGGCTATCAAGTGTTGTGGCTTACCGACATTTTCAAGATAGGCGAGGTCAACCGCTGGAACGGGGACGATCCTGATGGAGGCGGGGGTTCGCCTTATGCCTTGGTGGACTATGCGGTCAAGCCGGAGTATGGCGGGGAGGCCGCATTGAAGAGGCTGGTCGAGCGCGCTCGGGCCTTGGGAATCGAGATATGCGTGGACCTGATCCCGAATCATACCGCATTGGACAGCGTGGAGCTTCAGGAATATCCCGAGAATTTCCTCCATATCATTGCTCCCCGGGACCCGCGCCAGCGCGGGGCGAGAGAGAGCCGGGCGGACTATGAAGGCTATTTGAGCTCATACCTCGACGAGATCGGGGTTCCCAGGCATCATGGGCGCCATGTGTTTTATCCCGTGCGCGTGGAAAAATATCCTCGGGATATTGAAAATCTCTCGGGCCCGCGCGGACCCAAGTGGATCCTGGTGCGACACCCCATGACTCCGGACAAGTCGCAGGACGTTGAAGAGAGAAGGGCGAAGAGGAATATGTACAACGACATGGCCCAGAAGGATTTCAGCCGGCAAGAGGTTCGCGAGCGGGAAATCGGCCGGGTGTTGGAAATGATGGGGGCGTGGGGGATAAGAGTCTTCCGGCGAGACATGCCGGATGTGTTGACCAACCGAAACTTCTACGACCACTGGGTGGACATTTTGAACTATGAAATTGAGAGGGCGCCGCGCGATTCCTGGTACCAGCGCGAGCTGATCAGGCTGGGTCACGGCATGAACAGACGTTGGGCGGAGGTCCAGGGCTCCGAATTTCTCGACCAGATGACCCGGGTCGCGAAATTCGCCGATTCCCGCGTTGTCTTCATAGACGAGACTTACAATCCGGCCGATTTGAGATTTTTCACCGATGCCGTGAATAACAAGGTCGGCCTGTACGACTCTCTTGCCCAGAGGAAGGGCGGCTCTGAAATCCGCCGGCAATTGCGGGAAGTCGCGTTTTATCTTTGGCAGCACGCCTTGGCTCCATTCTTGAACTTCAGCGTGAACCATGACCTGCCCAACCCGTACGACGCCTTCGAGGGCATCGTGGAGGCCGCGCTCGTGGCCATTCTCCTGTTCAGGCCGACTCTCACGGTGGCCGGCTTTGAGCAAGGTGCTGTATTCAACGACAACATCGTCATGGGCGATAGGGCGCGCGGCTTGTCCGAGGATGCCCGCAATAATAGGATGACTCCTTTGGATTTCAAGGCGTGGATCAATTGGGCTTTTGACGGACCTTACAAGGCGGTAGCCGGCAGAATTCAGGAATTGTCCGAGAGGTATCGGGATATTTTTTCGGAAGGAAATATTCATGTCCCAGAACCCCAAGCCCCATCCGACCTGGTGCTTTTCACCGCCCAGGGCAGGGACTTGAGCGGGAAATCCAAGGTCATCCTGGCGGCGCTTAACCCCTCGCTGAAATCGCAGGGCGCGTGGTTCGCCCTGCATCAGCCGGTCACCCCCGAGTCTTTCGCGCCCAAGGAGGACAAAACCTACGTTTTGCGCGACGTCCTGAACCTGAGGCCCAACGGGGAACCCGCGGTTTATACCCGCAGCGGCAGGGAGCTCGTGGAGAAGGGCCTCTTCATCGCTCTTGAGGGCGGCAAGGCCCACGTTTTCGAGGTGGAGGAGCAGTGA
- a CDS encoding metallophosphoesterase family protein, with the protein MFSDVHANLEALEEVLDFFEASAVDGYICCGDLVGYGPDPETCVARIAALKNSVIVCGNHDLVAVERLELSWFNPYAKTAAIWTRPHLSDRAKAYLAGLSPKREASGFTVAHGTPRRPPEEYMMSAAQFRENIPYAKVWPVFVGHSHMSLCFRLRQKAPSLLEVESQCLEDGQTFKACPGPQGLLPAALNPGSVGQPRDHDTRASCALYDSETGVFKSVRLTYDIAAVQRKIRRVGLPEYLALRLAYGQ; encoded by the coding sequence GTGTTTTCCGACGTGCACGCCAACCTGGAGGCCCTCGAGGAGGTCTTGGATTTCTTCGAGGCGAGCGCCGTGGACGGCTATATCTGCTGCGGGGATCTGGTGGGCTATGGGCCGGACCCGGAGACCTGCGTGGCCCGGATCGCGGCCCTCAAGAACTCCGTGATCGTCTGCGGCAACCATGACCTGGTGGCGGTGGAACGCCTCGAGCTCTCCTGGTTCAACCCTTACGCTAAAACCGCCGCCATTTGGACCCGGCCTCATCTCTCGGACCGGGCCAAGGCCTACCTCGCGGGCCTCTCTCCCAAGCGCGAGGCTTCCGGCTTCACCGTGGCCCACGGCACTCCGCGCCGGCCCCCCGAGGAGTACATGATGAGCGCCGCCCAGTTCCGGGAGAACATTCCCTACGCCAAGGTCTGGCCAGTGTTCGTCGGGCACAGCCACATGTCCCTGTGCTTCCGCCTGCGCCAGAAGGCTCCGTCCCTCCTGGAGGTCGAGTCCCAATGCCTCGAGGACGGCCAAACCTTCAAGGCCTGCCCAGGGCCGCAGGGCTTGCTCCCGGCGGCCTTGAACCCGGGTTCGGTGGGCCAGCCCCGCGACCATGACACGCGGGCCTCCTGCGCCCTTTATGACTCGGAAACCGGGGTTTTCAAGTCCGTCCGCTTGACCTACGACATAGCGGCGGTCCAGCGCAAAATCCGCCGGGTCGGTCTTCCCGAATACCTCGCCCTGCGCCTGGCCTACGGGCAATAA
- a CDS encoding ABC transporter substrate-binding protein — MRKGLELFLPAILLLPASCRKAPSSADGKVTIRYLANPDVGGATKVLIKKFEEKNPGIHVEMVEGPSAPNTREDMYATSFMAQEDSYDFAHMDVAWLAKFAAQGWLKPLDGYFAAQEQEKFLPGDIAGSKFNGKIYRVPNQSDGGLLYYRKDLLKARGLTPPRTWDELVAAAKKIQSPPNLWGYVFEGKQYECLVCNFLELAWGNGGELIDEKGQVLIDRPEAVQALQWMVDAVHKHKISPPGVLTYQEEEARHVFQEGQAVFMRNWPYAWELMQKEGSPVKGKVGIVPMVHGKGRSAAALGGWGFGISAFSKHPDEAWKFIEFLTTHEGQKTAYLMSGILPTRKSVYADPEILKASPQIKDLYNILSLTRPRPLSPAYARVSDIVQLKVSAALSGLGEPQKLLSEAAQEIRGVLKR, encoded by the coding sequence ATGAGAAAAGGCCTGGAACTGTTTTTGCCGGCGATTCTTCTTCTGCCCGCGTCCTGCCGCAAGGCCCCCTCCAGCGCGGACGGGAAGGTCACCATCCGCTACCTCGCCAACCCGGACGTGGGCGGGGCGACCAAGGTACTGATTAAGAAGTTCGAGGAGAAGAACCCGGGCATTCATGTCGAGATGGTGGAGGGTCCCTCGGCCCCCAATACCCGGGAGGACATGTACGCCACCTCCTTCATGGCCCAGGAGGACAGCTACGATTTCGCGCACATGGACGTGGCGTGGCTGGCCAAGTTCGCGGCCCAGGGCTGGCTCAAGCCCTTGGACGGCTACTTCGCCGCCCAAGAGCAGGAGAAGTTCCTGCCCGGGGACATCGCGGGCTCTAAATTCAACGGCAAAATCTACCGTGTCCCCAACCAGTCGGATGGGGGGCTGCTTTACTACAGGAAAGACTTGCTTAAGGCGCGGGGGCTTACGCCCCCGCGGACTTGGGACGAGCTCGTCGCCGCGGCCAAGAAGATCCAGTCTCCGCCCAACCTTTGGGGCTATGTGTTCGAGGGTAAACAGTACGAGTGTCTGGTCTGCAATTTCCTGGAGCTCGCCTGGGGCAACGGGGGGGAGCTCATTGATGAAAAGGGCCAGGTCCTCATAGACCGCCCCGAGGCGGTCCAGGCTTTGCAGTGGATGGTCGACGCCGTGCATAAGCACAAGATCTCCCCGCCCGGGGTCCTCACTTATCAGGAGGAGGAGGCCCGGCACGTGTTCCAGGAGGGCCAGGCCGTATTCATGCGCAACTGGCCCTACGCCTGGGAGCTCATGCAGAAGGAGGGCTCTCCGGTGAAAGGCAAGGTTGGGATCGTCCCCATGGTGCATGGCAAGGGCCGCTCCGCGGCGGCTTTGGGCGGCTGGGGCTTCGGCATATCGGCTTTCTCGAAGCATCCCGATGAGGCCTGGAAGTTCATCGAGTTTCTCACCACCCACGAAGGGCAGAAAACCGCATACCTCATGAGCGGCATACTGCCCACCCGAAAATCCGTGTACGCGGACCCGGAGATATTGAAGGCAAGCCCCCAGATCAAGGATCTCTACAATATCCTGAGCCTCACCCGGCCCCGCCCCTTAAGCCCCGCCTACGCCAGGGTCTCGGACATCGTCCAACTCAAGGTAAGCGCGGCCCTCTCCGGGCTGGGAGAGCCCCAAAAGCTCCTCTCCGAGGCCGCCCAGGAAATCCGCGGGGTGCTCAAGCGCTAG